The Camelus bactrianus isolate YW-2024 breed Bactrian camel chromosome 13, ASM4877302v1, whole genome shotgun sequence nucleotide sequence TGGAGGGTGACAGCGGGACCAGGGGTCCCAGAGCCTAGTTAGGAGAACACGTGTGGACGCTTCCGGACTGATCAATGACGCCAAGTGACGCCGGGTGACTAATGAGACTCCGCCAGACCGCCTCTGATGACGTCAATAGCGCGGGCTGCTCCTTGAGCGCCCCCCAGCGGCCGTCGACGGCAGTGATGGAGCTGAGGCGGGGCCCCACAGAGAATCCTGTTCCGTtgctggaggggcaggggggCGGTGCGTGCCCTGGGGGGATTCAGGCCAGTCCGCTGCCCTGCCCGCTCCACCTGGCCCAACCTATCTCAATCTGGCCTATTCACCCCTTTCCAGATCTTAGACTCCGCGTTGGAGAGGGCGTGCTTTAAACATCTCTGGAAGGCACTGAGAAATGTCTGTGATGcgaatatattaataaatgaatgagagtGAATATTCCAAAGTTTTGGAATCCTGGCCCCCACAGCACTTTCCGAGATACCTCTAGTCTCTCATAAAGCCCTCACCACTTCTTACCCCTCCCCAGTTATTCCCTGTGGTctccaactttcatccacccccacccctcagccaaATCTGGGAAGGAGGGGTGTTCCTCCCCAGAGATCACAGTTCTTAGGAATCCTGTCAGACTCAAGAGGGGTCAGCTCCTCTCACAAGAAAAGGAGGTACTCACAGAAAGACCTCTTATCTTTGACCCCTTTCTCTCAGTCCTGGGCTTCCAGGCATGGGCTAGCATCAAATGCAGAGGCACAACCTAAGTGTTGTGTACTCACAGTGGGAAGAGGGCCAGAGAGCTTTTCCCCATGCACCAGAGCCTGGTTCCTTCCAGGCTGACCAGAGGAACTCAGCAATAATTCAGGGGCTCTAGTTTTTTGGAATGTGTTGCCAGGAAACAGGGAGACAGGCACATGCATCCCTGGGGAGAGGAATCAGTTTCCAGCCCAGACAAAGCAGTGAAATGTAAGCCCAAGGCACTGACTGGGGGCCTTGGGACCTTCCCACTCTATTTCACAGAGGCTGAGTGTGGACATAGAGCAAGGCCCTGTTGAGGGCACAGCTATATAGCTATAGTCACAGGGACACCACTGTGGGTCCTGAACCTAAGGACTTTGTAAATGGACTTCATGACTGGAAGAGGATCTTTCTGGAGCCATTCCAAATGATCAAATTCAAGAACTCCTGGGCCCAGGAAGGAGGCTCTGTGGAGAGAGATGTCTTCATTATTCTTGGCCAATATGGGTCAAGATCAGGGGCTAAGTTGGCAGACACCGACTCTTACCACAGACTCCTTTGGATTGGGTTCGCCTGCTGGGCACTGTGCCATCTGGGGAGGCTGGTGTATCTTTAATGAAGTCATCTGATCCCTGGGGCAGGCTCTGAGCCTCACTGAGTTCCTGGAGCCAGACCTACTGGGTGTCCACTCAGCCACCACCTTCCCGTGCCTGGGTGCCAGGCCCATTTCCCTTGCAGCCATGAACCAGGCCTTCTGGAAAACCTACAAGTCTAAAGTACTACAGACCCTGAGTGGGGAATCTGAGGAGGACCTGGGAGCGGAGGTGGGTACTGTCCTGCTTGCTGGGTGGCAGAGTGGCAGCAGGAGTGAAAGGTACAAAGAAGGGCAAGGGACACGCTCTGAGAGAAAGAGATTTGGGCAGAAACAACTGGCAATTCAGGGATGCATGCAGTGTCAGAAAGCCAGGACATTTAAGGAAaccaaggaagaagagaagactTGGAGGAGTGGTCACTGCCTCCAAAGATCTTAAGTGCTGCCACACGGAAGAAATCCTTTTAGGACCTGTGGGCAGAACCCACACAGATACACTCAGTTTGCCTCAGCTTTCTAATGGGCAGAGCTGAGCAGAAGTGAGATGACTTGCCTTGGGAGAAAGCAAGCCCCCTGGTACTGGAGGTTGGGGAAGTGGCACTTGTACACAGAGGGTCACTGTAGCAGCACCAGATCAGAGCCATACTTGGACCATATTTGtcctgacattaaaaaaaaaaaaaaaaaaaaatgaaaaggctcCGAAACAGTCTTACATCTGGAGGCTGTGATAAGTGGCAATTGCACAAATAGATATGGCAGAGGCAGGAACTAGttctggggtgtgtgtatgtgagtgtgaaTAAGTGTGTGTCTACACAGGTTGGTGTCCAGGGCTGAGCTTGTATAGAAGTATCTGTGGGTCAGTATTGGGGCTGGTGTTGGTGTGGAATCCCCAGTTAagatgtgtgtgcaggtgtgaaCTTTCAGGTGTGTCTATTTTGGGCAAAAGTCTCTGGAGGCACGCAGGCACCTGCAGGTATAATGtttgggtgtgtgtatgtgcatctGTGTTGTGTCTGTGGAGGGGTGGAGAGGTTTTGTGTGCTGTAGGTGGGTCTCTGTTCAGCTGTCTGCAGTTGTGGAAGTGCACAGGTGTGAATGGTGTGAATGGTGTAACTGTGTAAGTGTCCTTGTGTAGGTGCTTCACAGCAGGTATGTCTATGTACAGGTGAAGAGCTGTAGTCATGCAGAGGCTCGCTCATGTACAGGTGTGTGCCATGTCGGCATGCAAGCCCTTGTCCACGTTTTGGGGTGTGTATGAATGTGTCTGTGGGTGGGCACATATGTGAGCTCAAGGGCATCTGCAGGGATTTCCTCTACaggtaatgtgtgtgtgtgactggtaACTGTGTAGAGGTACACCTTATGCATTTTTGGAGGATGTGAGTGGGCCACAATATATGTGTTTGTCTATGAAGTTTGAGGTGTCTGATCTGTGTGTACCAAGCTAGTAGTGGGGGAGAGAGGTCCTGTTCCTCTGGGGCCTCTCTCATGCTGGTTAGCGGTCTTGTGTCCCAGAGGGAGAACCCAGCGTTAGTGGAGTCTGAGATGGCAGAACCAACTGAAGAGGCCTTCAATCCCCTGTCACAGCTGGCCCGCCAGGTGAGTTCGCCCTTCATCCACCCCTGCCTTGAGGAGCCTGGCAGAAGCTGCTGTGGGGTCCTGGGAGGTGGTGCTGGGGCAGTTCCCTGATTTGCAGCCCCTTCCTCCCAGGTTCAAGGGGTTGGGGTGAAAGGTTGGCTGACAATGTCATCTCTGTTTAACAAAGAAGATGAGGACAAGCTGCTGCCACCAGAGCCCTGTGCTGaccagtatgtgtgtgtgtttatgtgtatgtggtggtggtgggggaagtCTGGGACAGGCCTGGGATCCCCCTTCTCCCATGTCCTTTCCTTCTGGTCTGTTAGTCTTACTGACCAGGGAGGACAGGAGAGGTCCAGCCCCtggctgtttctgtttctgtttcagcaGGAAAGAGGCCAAATCAGCATATCTGGGAGATTAGGTTAGATCTCATGAGGAATTTACTAGCTGTTGGGATTGAGATGCTAGAAGGTATTATGGACTCTCTCTCCCCATGCACGTGGGAGGGGTCATCTGCCCAGAATCAGGGAACCCAGGAGAGAAGCTTTAGGTGTTTGAACAGAGGGAGGTTCAGATCAATGGTTCCTAAGTATTGGTCTAAACCCTCATCCTCCCAGGGAACTTGTGATGAACATAAATTCCCAGACCCTCCttcaaagattctgattcagcaggtgtTGGCTGAGTCCTGGGATGTATATTATCAGCAAGCTCCCTGAGGACTCAAGGCACACTAGTTTAGGGACTGTCTTAGCAGGTCTTTATGCTGGGGGCTTGGGGGGGGGGTCGGACCCAGGGCCTTGTCTTCCTCCGAACTCTATTCTGACACACACTTCATCTCTGCCCTTTCCTCCAGCCTAGTCACATCTTCCCCTATTCCTTTCTCCCATCTCCCCTGCCCCActgttccttttctccctccctgctcatccctctccctcccagctctTCAAGGACTTCTTCAGACCTGAGGCTTCAGCCTCAAGGCTTATCACCGCTCCTACTCCTAGATTGCCCTTCCCCCGACATGTCCCTGCTACCTCCCAGTCCCCCTCTCCCCTAAGCCTCTGATCTAGGCTTTTCTGCTTCCCTTGGGATCGCTCCACCTGTCCATCTCCCCAGGATCTCTCATTTTTCTGAACCCTCTATCCCTCCATCCCAGAACCAGAAACTTGTTACCGCCCCGCCTCTCTCCTCAAGGCTTCACTCTTGTCTTCCCGGACTACAGCCTCCAGAGTctgaccctgccccctcccccttatCTAACTCCCCATCCTGTCCCACTGTCTCTCAGCATCCTCGGGCCCGCCCCTCTCCCAGGGCTCCTCCCCCAGCTTCCCAAACTCGGCGCCTCCGGCTCTCCTCCTCTGGCCTCGCCCGGGGTTCCTTCCCTGAACCCCTGATCCCGTCTCTCTTCCCAGGAATACTCATCCCGGCCTCCTCTTCCCAGATCCCTCATCTACTCCTCTGACCCTGTCCTACCCCAGCCCCCTTTCTCAGTGCCTCTGAGCCCTCCCCTTGCCTCCAGGTCTTGACCGGCCCCCTCTCTCCCGGGCCCCTCCAGCGCCTGACCTCGCCGGGGCCCCACTGTCCTCTCTGCTAGTCCATCGAACCCGCCTCCTGTCCTTTGTCCTCTCTGGGGCCTGTTGGCCAGCCCCCTGACCACGCCCCCTTTCCACAGCCCCCTGGCGGCGCAGCCTGCCTCGGAGGCTGCCGTGGCGGCGGCAGAGCCGCGCGGGCCGGGGTTCTGGGACTCGTTCGCCAgcaggtggcagcagcagcaggcggCGGCGGCGTCCATCCTGCGTGGCGCAGAACCCACCCTGGAGCCCGACCCTGAAGTCTGGGACGAGGCTGCCGAGCGCCCCGAGCCGCGGGAAGCCGATCCCGCGGCTGGTTTCAAGTGGGGCTTCCTCACCCACAAACTGGCCGAGATGAGGGTGAAAGCTGCTCCCAAGAGCGACTAGCCGGCCAGCCGAACTGGGCGCCCGCTTGCCCCCTCCCGCGATAAAAACCGTGGCCTGACACCTCGTGTGACCGCGTGCTTTTGTCCAGACGGCGGGGAAGGCTGCTTTGGGGTGGACAACCTCAGGGCGGGGTTCTGCTGGAGTGGTCCTCACCTTCTCCCCTACAAACGTACAGGCATAAAATATGCAGAGACATCCCAGGTATCTGGATAGGCTGTGCTCGATTTAGGGTACAACTTTCCAGGAATCTGGGGAACCCCAGAGGACACGTCCCGCCGTCCTGTCCAGCTCCTTTTAAGTCGACAAACTTTGTCTGTGGCCCTGCTACGTGCACTGTCCCGTGACTAGGGGAAGGTCAGTGGCTAACGGGAACCCAGATCCATACCAGCAGACCCCACATAAGATGACTAGTTGGCTGAAATAAGGTTGTACTTGGGAGCTCAGAGATGAGGCCCACTAAGAAATTCAAGAGTTCCTGAGGGAGAATGCATATATGTAATCTTAGAAGGATGagtagagagaaaagggaaggtaACCTAGGCAAAGGGAGGAGGATAGTGAATAAAGACTTAGAGATGTGAATGTGTGAGGAAAACAGG carries:
- the C13H1orf232 gene encoding uncharacterized protein C1orf232 homolog, which translates into the protein MNQAFWKTYKSKVLQTLSGESEEDLGAERENPALVESEMAEPTEEAFNPLSQLARQVQGVGVKGWLTMSSLFNKEDEDKLLPPEPCADHPLAAQPASEAAVAAAEPRGPGFWDSFASRWQQQQAAAASILRGAEPTLEPDPEVWDEAAERPEPREADPAAGFKWGFLTHKLAEMRVKAAPKSD